A region from the uncultured Holophaga sp. genome encodes:
- a CDS encoding subtype B tannase: MALKPLALSGLALALSASLTAAEVPDLVFHPEIYTVQSAELNGRTIRYRAYEGLVTVKHPVDTRYETLNLFVPVEYFEGKSVGTYSAKSAPILLPNSVGGYMPGPAGRPGPGFGGQPNAALVALSKGLVVAAPGARGRTLTDAQGHYTGKAPAAIVDLKAAVRYLRFNAQRLPAGDTEKIISNGTSAGGALSALLGATGNAPEYEPYLQALGAAETRDDVFAVSAYCPITDLDHADMAYEWLFSDIHTYQGQRFPPMGGPGGPGAPGMAYPGGPDGVPSRPPLMDPAKMPPAPKQSMTATQVRQAAELKRLFPAYLNSLGLKDAQGHPLTLDAKGHGSFEVWIRAQVVASAQRALDQGQDLSKATYLRITRRKVTGIDFPAYLKAIGRMKATSAFDGTDLGTGENSLFGSATLNARHFTAYGQQHDTRGGTLAEAQVIALMNPMAFIGKAEVQVSAHWRIRHGAADRDTASAVPSILALTLQQQGKEVDFSLPWGQGHGGDYDLDELFAWVEKTCR, encoded by the coding sequence ATGGCCCTGAAGCCACTCGCCCTCTCTGGTCTCGCCCTGGCTCTCAGCGCCAGCCTCACGGCGGCGGAGGTCCCCGACCTGGTCTTCCACCCAGAGATCTACACGGTCCAGTCCGCGGAGCTGAACGGCAGAACCATCCGCTACCGGGCCTACGAGGGCCTGGTCACCGTGAAGCACCCCGTGGACACCCGCTACGAGACCCTGAACCTCTTCGTCCCGGTGGAGTATTTCGAAGGCAAGTCCGTGGGGACCTACTCTGCCAAGAGTGCTCCCATCCTCTTGCCCAATTCCGTGGGGGGCTACATGCCCGGCCCCGCCGGCCGCCCGGGCCCCGGCTTCGGCGGACAGCCCAATGCCGCCCTGGTCGCCCTCTCCAAGGGGCTGGTGGTGGCTGCCCCCGGCGCCCGGGGTCGCACCCTCACGGACGCCCAGGGCCACTACACGGGCAAGGCCCCGGCGGCCATCGTGGACCTCAAGGCCGCAGTGCGTTACCTCCGCTTCAACGCCCAGCGCCTGCCCGCCGGAGACACCGAGAAGATCATCTCCAACGGCACCAGCGCCGGAGGCGCCCTCTCCGCCCTGCTGGGGGCCACAGGCAACGCCCCGGAGTACGAGCCCTACCTGCAGGCCCTGGGCGCCGCGGAAACCCGCGATGATGTCTTCGCCGTATCAGCCTATTGCCCCATCACCGACCTGGACCACGCCGACATGGCCTACGAGTGGCTCTTCAGCGACATCCACACCTACCAGGGCCAGCGCTTCCCCCCCATGGGCGGTCCTGGTGGTCCAGGAGCCCCCGGCATGGCCTACCCCGGAGGCCCGGACGGCGTCCCCAGTCGCCCACCCCTCATGGACCCAGCCAAGATGCCCCCCGCCCCCAAGCAGAGCATGACGGCCACCCAGGTGCGCCAGGCCGCAGAGCTGAAGCGGCTCTTCCCCGCCTATCTGAACAGCCTCGGTCTGAAGGATGCCCAGGGCCACCCCCTGACCCTGGACGCCAAAGGCCACGGCAGCTTCGAGGTCTGGATCAGGGCCCAGGTGGTCGCCTCGGCCCAGCGGGCCCTGGACCAGGGCCAAGACCTCTCCAAGGCCACCTATCTGAGGATCACCCGCCGCAAGGTGACCGGGATCGACTTCCCGGCCTATCTGAAGGCCATCGGGCGCATGAAGGCCACCTCGGCCTTCGACGGCACGGATCTCGGCACCGGCGAGAACAGCCTCTTCGGCTCGGCCACCCTCAACGCCCGCCACTTCACAGCCTACGGCCAGCAGCATGACACCAGGGGGGGCACCCTCGCCGAGGCCCAGGTCATCGCCCTCATGAACCCCATGGCCTTCATCGGCAAGGCGGAGGTCCAGGTCTCCGCCCACTGGCGCATCCGCCATGGCGCCGCTGACCGGGACACCGCCTCGGCGGTGCCCTCCATCCTGGCCCTCACCCTGCAGCAGCAGGGCAAAGAGGTGGACTTCTCCCTGCCCTGGGGCCAGGGTCACGGCGGAGACTACGACCTGGATGAGCTCTTCGCTTGGGTGGAGAAGACCTGCCGATGA
- a CDS encoding dihydrodipicolinate reductase C-terminal domain-containing protein, with amino-acid sequence MSIRVGLFGFGKTGRAVASVLLQSKETCLNWVARRSHRMEHRSVPEFLGVDSDEPGTLVCLSREDIESHLDAHPVDAIVDFSHLDGLETYAEAAARRGIAVVSAISNYGEPQIKRLRGLGRSVPVLWSPNITLGINFLLLAAKVLKNIAPDTDVELLEEHFKTKSEVSGTAKVIARELAMEETDIKSIRAGGIVGRHEILFGFPYQTVRLSHESISREAFGNGALFAVKNLVGRAAGFYRMEDLLRPFLAMETNLSA; translated from the coding sequence ATGAGCATCCGCGTAGGTCTTTTCGGATTCGGCAAGACCGGCCGGGCCGTGGCCTCGGTCCTGCTCCAAAGCAAGGAGACCTGCCTCAACTGGGTGGCCCGCAGGAGCCATCGCATGGAGCATCGCAGCGTACCAGAGTTCCTGGGGGTCGACTCGGATGAGCCCGGAACCCTGGTCTGTCTCTCCAGGGAGGATATCGAGAGCCACTTGGACGCCCATCCCGTGGATGCCATCGTGGACTTCTCCCATCTGGATGGCCTGGAGACCTATGCGGAGGCTGCGGCCCGTCGGGGCATCGCCGTGGTCTCAGCCATCTCCAACTACGGCGAGCCCCAGATCAAGCGACTCCGGGGACTGGGGCGCTCCGTGCCGGTCCTCTGGTCCCCCAACATCACCCTGGGGATCAACTTCCTCCTGCTGGCGGCCAAGGTCCTGAAGAACATCGCCCCCGACACCGATGTGGAACTGCTGGAGGAGCACTTCAAGACCAAGAGCGAGGTGTCGGGCACCGCCAAGGTCATCGCCAGGGAGCTGGCCATGGAGGAGACGGACATCAAGTCCATCCGCGCAGGCGGCATCGTCGGCCGCCATGAGATCCTCTTCGGCTTTCCCTACCAGACGGTTCGCTTGAGCCATGAGTCCATCAGCCGGGAGGCCTTCGGCAATGGCGCCCTCTTCGCGGTGAAAAACCTGGTGGGCAGGGCTGCAGGATTCTATCGGATGGAGGACCTGCTGAGGCCCTTCCTGGCCATGGAGACCAACCTCAGCGCCTGA
- the guaA gene encoding glutamine-hydrolyzing GMP synthase: MHHERIAIIDYGSQYTRLITRRLRELGAFGLVYGPEATVAEIAGDDLKGVILSGGPNSVLEEGAPGIDAGIFELGVPVLGICYGLQLMSRDFGGQIHRAAKREYGKATIEATDADSVLFQGMDPEQVVWMSHGDHVEVAPEGFQVVAKTPGVPVAAMEDRARRRYGIQFHPEVTHSVHGNALLLNFLHVCAMKLDWNAGHFIEQKVADIQRQVGPDGTVVLGLSGGVDSSVAALLLHRAIGDRLTCVFVDTGLMRKDEMKHVQDAFAPFDLKVKWVDASEVFLTELHGISDPEQKRKIIGRLFVETFEKEAKATQARFLGQGTLYPDVIESSGIGGAVLVKSHHNVGGLPARMNMQLVEPLRELFKDEVRRAGLALGLPEDMVWRHPFPGPGLAVRIPGPISADRVKILQEADDIFIEELKQSGWYKLTSQAFAVLLPVQTVGIMGDERTYENMCAIRAVTSEDFMTADWARLPHELLEKVAQRIVNEVKGINRVVFDITSKPPATIEYE, translated from the coding sequence ATGCACCACGAGCGGATCGCGATCATCGACTACGGAAGCCAGTACACCCGGCTCATCACCCGTAGACTGCGCGAGCTGGGGGCCTTCGGCCTCGTGTACGGACCCGAGGCCACCGTGGCCGAGATCGCCGGCGATGACCTCAAGGGCGTGATCCTCTCGGGCGGCCCCAACTCTGTCCTGGAGGAAGGCGCCCCCGGCATCGATGCGGGCATCTTCGAGCTGGGTGTTCCCGTCTTGGGCATCTGCTACGGTCTGCAGCTCATGAGCCGTGACTTCGGCGGCCAGATCCACCGCGCCGCCAAGCGCGAGTACGGCAAGGCCACCATCGAGGCCACCGATGCCGACAGCGTGCTCTTCCAGGGCATGGACCCCGAGCAGGTGGTGTGGATGAGCCACGGCGACCATGTGGAGGTGGCCCCCGAGGGCTTCCAGGTGGTGGCCAAGACCCCCGGCGTCCCCGTGGCCGCCATGGAGGACCGGGCCCGGCGCCGCTACGGCATCCAGTTCCACCCCGAAGTCACCCACTCCGTCCACGGCAACGCCCTGCTGCTCAACTTCCTCCATGTCTGCGCCATGAAGCTGGACTGGAACGCCGGGCACTTCATCGAACAGAAGGTGGCCGACATCCAGAGGCAGGTGGGTCCCGACGGCACCGTGGTGCTGGGTCTCTCCGGGGGCGTGGACTCCAGCGTGGCCGCCCTGCTGCTGCACCGCGCCATCGGCGACCGCCTCACCTGCGTCTTCGTGGACACCGGCCTCATGCGCAAGGACGAGATGAAGCATGTCCAGGACGCCTTCGCTCCCTTCGACCTGAAGGTGAAGTGGGTGGACGCCTCCGAGGTCTTCCTCACGGAGCTCCACGGCATCAGCGACCCTGAGCAGAAGCGCAAGATCATCGGCCGCCTCTTCGTGGAGACCTTCGAGAAGGAGGCCAAGGCCACCCAGGCCAGGTTCCTGGGCCAGGGCACCCTCTACCCCGATGTCATCGAGTCCAGCGGCATCGGCGGCGCCGTGCTGGTGAAGTCCCACCACAACGTGGGCGGCCTGCCCGCGCGCATGAACATGCAGCTGGTGGAGCCCCTGCGGGAGCTCTTCAAGGATGAGGTGCGCCGCGCGGGCTTGGCCCTGGGCCTGCCCGAGGACATGGTCTGGCGCCACCCCTTCCCCGGCCCTGGCTTGGCGGTTCGCATCCCCGGCCCCATCAGCGCCGACCGGGTGAAGATCCTCCAGGAGGCCGATGACATCTTCATCGAGGAGCTCAAGCAGAGTGGCTGGTACAAGCTCACCAGCCAGGCCTTCGCCGTGCTCCTGCCCGTGCAGACCGTGGGCATCATGGGCGATGAGCGCACCTACGAGAACATGTGCGCCATCCGCGCCGTCACCAGCGAGGACTTCATGACCGCCGACTGGGCCAGACTCCCCCACGAGCTCCTGGAGAAGGTGGCCCAGCGCATCGTCAACGAGGTGAAGGGCATCAACCGGGTGGTCTTCGACATCACCAGCAAGCCCCCTGCGACCATCGAGTACGAATGA
- a CDS encoding MFS transporter yields MNPWRGLEGLPRGAWMLALSTLVNRCGTMVLFFLTLYLIQELHWSPREASAALALSGGASLAAGLFTGQLADRMGHHRTLALSLLGSGLLLAVMPLVHNRPLLLGSIALWSAFSQAFWPSSMALLTGMANSAQRKQAFVLHRLAGNLGIAVGPALGGLLAHWSFRSLFWVDAFTTLAGLGVLLMGVPPLQEGPPGGTRSSTAWKDRRLLLLLAGLLPATLVFTQIHGSLPLWISRDLGYGTAVYGLIFTLNTLLIVLLEVALNQAVASWPHRRQMALGALLLALGFGLTGFGRPLGLLMVWVVLWSLGEMVLLPAASDAVAALAPGDRRGEYMGLYSLTWTLAMTLGPSLGLLGYGHLGSLFWPLCGVVALGGAALLGRLQLV; encoded by the coding sequence ATGAACCCCTGGCGGGGCCTGGAGGGTCTGCCCCGCGGGGCCTGGATGCTCGCCCTGAGCACCCTGGTGAACCGCTGCGGGACCATGGTCCTCTTCTTCCTGACCCTCTACCTGATCCAGGAGCTGCACTGGTCCCCCCGGGAGGCCAGTGCGGCTCTTGCCCTCTCCGGCGGGGCCTCGCTGGCGGCAGGGCTCTTCACGGGGCAGCTCGCAGATCGCATGGGGCACCACCGGACGCTGGCGCTCAGCCTCCTGGGTTCGGGGCTCCTCCTGGCAGTCATGCCCCTGGTGCATAACCGGCCCCTTCTCCTGGGGAGCATCGCCCTCTGGTCCGCCTTCAGCCAGGCCTTCTGGCCCTCCTCCATGGCCCTTTTGACAGGCATGGCCAACAGCGCCCAGCGCAAACAGGCCTTCGTGCTCCATCGCCTGGCCGGAAACCTGGGCATCGCTGTTGGACCGGCCCTGGGCGGACTGCTGGCCCACTGGAGCTTCCGCTCCCTCTTCTGGGTGGATGCCTTCACCACCCTGGCGGGCCTGGGGGTGCTGCTGATGGGGGTCCCCCCTCTCCAGGAAGGCCCACCCGGGGGGACCCGCAGCAGCACAGCCTGGAAGGACAGGCGGCTTCTTCTGCTTCTGGCGGGGCTCCTGCCCGCCACCCTGGTCTTCACCCAGATCCACGGCAGCCTGCCCCTGTGGATCAGTCGGGATCTGGGGTACGGCACCGCGGTCTACGGCCTGATCTTCACCCTCAACACCCTGCTCATCGTGCTCCTGGAAGTGGCCCTCAACCAGGCGGTGGCCTCCTGGCCCCACCGGCGGCAGATGGCCCTGGGGGCCCTGCTCCTGGCCCTGGGCTTCGGCCTCACGGGCTTTGGGCGTCCCCTGGGCCTCCTGATGGTCTGGGTGGTGCTCTGGAGCCTGGGGGAGATGGTGCTGCTCCCCGCCGCCAGCGACGCCGTGGCGGCCCTGGCCCCAGGGGACCGGCGGGGGGAATACATGGGGCTCTACTCCCTCACCTGGACCCTGGCCATGACCCTGGGGCCCTCCCTGGGCCTGCTGGGCTACGGTCACCTGGGCAGCCTCTTCTGGCCCCTCTGCGGCGTGGTCGCCCTCGGCGGAGCGGCCCTGCTGGGGCGCCTCCAGCTGGTCTGA
- a CDS encoding APC family permease, producing MFDVRRVLLGRRLASDETHHTQVGNMVGLSVFSSDALSSVAYATQEIMASLSSNLHGLTGAAAAGAAAALFGLSIPVALSIVGLLVILGIGYRQTILAYPSGGGAYIVAKENLGEMAALVAGASLLTDYILTVAASVSSGIAAVTSAFPHLAGFNVGLTILCILFIGIANLRGVKESGFLFAIPTYGFIGLMILMLVTGFVKVMLGGGPSTVQVHDSVKLATHASAFGLVWVFMRAYSAGCTALTGVEAISNGVQAFKTPSSKNAAKTMVYMILLLGGMFLGITLLAHKFGIVYHHSEDASQVAETLLSKLIKGVYGAPVAGLPKLLYYLTQGFTFAVLVVAANTAYSDFPRLGAILASDSFLPKQLASRGDRLVFSNGIMILTLVSCMLVWLCHANTDVLLPLYALGVFIGFTLSQTGMVLHWIKFREVEKRWRLKAVVNAIGALAAGIVMLDIGITKFVHGAWIVVVLIPILVATFLRIHRHYVSVRSRLAASRTEELRPARNRVVVFVSKIHKGTLESLRYGQAIAGQGHLEALTVDFPGEHGQPSSERYRLEADWKKYCGQVPLRVINSPYRKIVEPILEELELISAEDPECTTTIILPEFVPDRWWGNLLHNQTAWRLKARLLARPNTVVISIPYHLESVVY from the coding sequence ATGTTCGATGTCCGAAGAGTCCTCCTGGGCCGCCGTCTGGCCAGTGACGAAACCCACCACACCCAGGTGGGCAACATGGTCGGCCTGTCCGTCTTCAGCTCGGATGCCCTTTCCTCCGTCGCCTACGCGACCCAGGAGATCATGGCCAGCCTCTCCAGCAATCTCCACGGGTTGACCGGAGCCGCGGCCGCGGGTGCCGCCGCAGCCCTCTTCGGGCTCTCCATTCCCGTGGCCCTCAGCATCGTCGGACTCCTGGTCATCCTCGGCATCGGCTATCGTCAGACCATCCTGGCCTATCCCAGCGGCGGTGGAGCCTACATTGTGGCCAAGGAGAACCTGGGTGAGATGGCGGCCCTGGTGGCCGGTGCTTCTCTTCTGACCGACTACATCCTGACAGTGGCGGCCTCGGTGTCCTCGGGCATCGCCGCCGTCACCTCGGCCTTCCCCCACCTGGCCGGGTTCAACGTCGGGCTGACCATTCTCTGCATCCTCTTCATCGGCATCGCCAATCTGCGAGGAGTCAAGGAGTCGGGCTTCCTCTTCGCCATTCCCACCTATGGCTTCATCGGGCTCATGATCCTGATGCTGGTGACGGGCTTCGTGAAGGTGATGCTGGGCGGCGGCCCCAGCACGGTCCAGGTCCACGATTCGGTGAAGCTGGCCACCCACGCCTCGGCTTTCGGGCTCGTCTGGGTGTTCATGCGGGCCTACAGCGCCGGGTGTACCGCCCTGACCGGGGTGGAGGCGATCTCCAACGGGGTGCAGGCTTTCAAGACGCCTTCCTCGAAGAATGCCGCCAAGACTATGGTCTACATGATCCTCCTCCTGGGCGGCATGTTCCTGGGCATCACCCTGCTGGCCCACAAGTTCGGCATCGTCTATCACCACAGCGAGGATGCCTCCCAGGTGGCCGAGACTCTGCTCTCCAAACTCATCAAGGGGGTCTATGGGGCACCGGTGGCCGGGCTGCCCAAGCTGCTCTACTACCTGACGCAGGGATTCACCTTCGCCGTCCTGGTGGTGGCGGCCAACACCGCCTACTCCGACTTCCCCCGTCTGGGTGCCATCCTGGCCTCCGACAGCTTCCTGCCCAAGCAGCTGGCCAGTCGGGGCGATCGCCTGGTCTTCAGCAACGGCATCATGATCCTCACTCTGGTGAGCTGCATGCTGGTCTGGCTCTGTCATGCCAACACTGATGTGCTGCTGCCCCTCTACGCCCTGGGGGTGTTCATCGGCTTCACCCTCAGCCAGACGGGCATGGTCCTGCACTGGATCAAGTTCCGGGAGGTGGAGAAGCGCTGGCGGCTCAAGGCCGTGGTGAATGCCATCGGCGCCCTGGCCGCAGGCATCGTCATGCTGGACATCGGCATCACCAAGTTCGTCCATGGTGCCTGGATCGTGGTCGTGCTCATCCCGATCCTGGTAGCGACCTTCCTCCGCATCCACCGGCACTACGTCTCCGTGCGCTCCCGTCTGGCCGCCAGCCGCACCGAGGAGCTCCGCCCCGCCCGGAATCGCGTGGTCGTCTTTGTCTCCAAGATCCACAAGGGCACCCTGGAGTCCCTCCGCTATGGTCAGGCCATCGCAGGTCAGGGCCACCTGGAGGCGCTGACGGTGGACTTCCCCGGGGAGCACGGGCAGCCCAGCAGCGAGCGCTACCGGCTGGAGGCCGACTGGAAGAAATACTGCGGCCAGGTGCCCCTGAGGGTCATCAACAGCCCCTACCGCAAGATCGTCGAGCCCATCCTGGAGGAGCTGGAGCTCATCTCGGCGGAGGACCCCGAGTGCACCACCACGATCATCCTCCCGGAGTTCGTCCCGGATCGATGGTGGGGCAACCTCCTCCACAACCAGACCGCCTGGCGCCTCAAGGCCCGGCTCCTGGCCCGCCCGAACACGGTGGTCATCTCCATCCCCTACCACCTGGAGTCGGTGGTGTACTGA
- a CDS encoding AAA family ATPase, with protein sequence MQHTFTYGRQRLPICSGGVVQGEVSFLESSLDPDTVEGLMVAVSQGLPVLLEGPTGSGKTSVIRWLAGRTGHTYRRIQLNGATTVENFVGRYLLSAEGTFWVDGILTDAMRHGHWLLLDEINAALPEILFVINSILDDDRALILDQKEDRELVVPHPDFRLFAAMNPWQDYAGTKELNRSQLDRFVKFQYEYLPEAEEVQVLACQTGIDPELGRAGQGADPVLLRMVKVARAIRRMEEAGEVSAVCSTRQLIQWASLSRALEIKKAARIALVNKYEKADRGLVENELDKFFQDGEDLGAYLADATLANEAAS encoded by the coding sequence ATGCAGCACACTTTCACTTACGGACGCCAGCGTCTTCCCATCTGTTCCGGCGGGGTGGTGCAGGGGGAGGTCAGCTTCCTTGAGAGCTCCCTGGACCCGGACACGGTGGAGGGCCTCATGGTGGCGGTATCCCAGGGCCTGCCGGTGCTTCTGGAGGGGCCCACCGGCTCGGGCAAGACCTCCGTCATCCGCTGGCTGGCGGGCCGCACTGGGCACACCTACCGCCGCATCCAGCTCAATGGGGCGACCACCGTGGAGAACTTCGTCGGGCGCTATCTGCTCAGTGCGGAGGGCACCTTCTGGGTGGATGGGATCCTCACCGATGCCATGCGGCACGGTCACTGGCTGCTGCTGGACGAGATCAACGCCGCGCTTCCCGAGATCCTCTTTGTGATCAACAGCATCCTGGATGATGACCGGGCCCTGATCCTGGACCAGAAGGAGGATCGGGAACTGGTGGTGCCCCATCCTGACTTCCGTCTCTTCGCGGCCATGAACCCCTGGCAGGACTACGCGGGTACCAAGGAGCTCAACAGATCCCAGTTGGACCGCTTTGTGAAGTTCCAGTACGAGTATCTGCCGGAGGCTGAGGAGGTCCAGGTGCTTGCCTGCCAGACCGGGATCGATCCTGAACTCGGCCGCGCTGGGCAGGGGGCGGACCCTGTGCTGCTCCGCATGGTCAAGGTGGCCCGCGCCATCCGGCGCATGGAGGAGGCCGGAGAGGTCAGTGCCGTCTGCTCCACCCGGCAGCTCATCCAATGGGCGAGCCTGAGCCGGGCTCTGGAGATCAAGAAGGCCGCCCGGATCGCCCTGGTCAACAAATACGAAAAGGCGGACCGGGGGCTGGTGGAGAACGAACTGGACAAGTTCTTCCAGGACGGTGAAGACCTGGGGGCCTACCTGGCCGATGCCACCCTGGCGAATGAAGCTGCGAGCTGA
- a CDS encoding VWA domain-containing protein, which produces MTQFVETMPQESLKRQLEALAHTTLDMDVGLEPGEGWGYHPGRRVLSYPREVGFSVGHRLFFGHFFRQVARAKYSDPRTLRTLREPRRAFALLLHGLEGLRVEARLQRHYPGTADAFQVLAGAGETPEARSVLMGGPDHLNVLANLHRIGHGLGMVPSSPRARGFLERHQVEALALRELGSTLELSERISQPLWLDFQRLLLGELSFAAHEGQTRLERELGELHDEAHRCDRKDACKDCRKEEKRAGEAEPLAGTRETGGCGDREGKSAEGGGPMFGDAPEQVGESDDETGYHLAFSDLNPALRRDQPSRREASDRCTGFEKARSGSRAEAEALGIPRSRHEGSEIYPTYEQLFDARQRRRKADFAARMKRVLRHNDANRLGGASSEGILQSSLLYRWRCRSNRVFARNTLRSRPDYAITLLIDESSSMRGTRIHHTAQAAVLLAEVLQAVQVPFQILGFNSHVQVYKHFRQAYDWGVKRQLEEIIPEADSWWAENTNDAGALALSSHFSHLQVGQHITLVLTDGRSNLPNQPIPAGFRDCFPRSCRSWSHLDIKDEVGRAMKRGLVIGIGINYPGIRETYPLSFVNREIEHLGSQVFAVLQKHMRRS; this is translated from the coding sequence ATGACTCAGTTTGTCGAGACTATGCCGCAGGAATCCCTCAAGCGGCAGCTGGAGGCCCTGGCTCATACCACTCTGGATATGGACGTGGGTCTGGAGCCAGGGGAGGGCTGGGGCTACCACCCGGGCAGGCGGGTGTTGAGCTACCCCCGGGAGGTGGGGTTCTCTGTCGGGCACCGCCTCTTCTTCGGTCACTTCTTCCGCCAAGTGGCCAGGGCCAAGTACAGCGACCCCAGGACCCTGAGGACCCTCCGGGAGCCCCGCAGAGCCTTCGCCCTGCTTCTGCACGGTCTGGAGGGGCTGCGGGTCGAGGCCCGGCTGCAGCGCCACTACCCCGGAACAGCCGATGCATTCCAGGTCCTCGCGGGGGCAGGGGAGACTCCGGAAGCCCGCTCCGTGCTGATGGGAGGTCCGGACCATCTCAATGTCCTGGCGAACCTCCACCGGATCGGTCATGGGCTGGGCATGGTGCCCTCCTCGCCCCGGGCCCGCGGCTTCCTGGAGCGTCATCAGGTCGAGGCCCTGGCCCTGCGGGAGCTCGGCAGCACCCTCGAACTCTCAGAGCGGATCTCCCAGCCACTCTGGCTGGACTTCCAGCGGCTCCTCCTGGGGGAGCTCAGCTTTGCCGCCCATGAGGGCCAGACCCGGCTGGAACGGGAGCTGGGTGAGCTGCATGACGAGGCCCACCGCTGCGATCGCAAGGACGCTTGCAAGGACTGCCGCAAGGAGGAGAAGAGGGCCGGGGAGGCTGAGCCTCTGGCGGGCACCCGGGAGACCGGGGGCTGCGGGGACCGGGAGGGGAAGTCCGCTGAGGGCGGCGGTCCCATGTTCGGGGACGCACCAGAGCAGGTCGGCGAATCCGACGATGAGACGGGCTATCACTTGGCCTTCTCCGACCTGAACCCCGCTCTTCGGCGGGACCAGCCCTCCCGGCGCGAGGCCTCAGACCGCTGCACGGGCTTTGAGAAGGCTCGGTCAGGAAGCCGAGCAGAGGCGGAGGCCCTGGGCATTCCCCGGTCCCGCCACGAAGGCTCCGAGATCTATCCCACCTACGAGCAGCTCTTCGATGCCCGCCAGCGCCGCCGGAAGGCAGACTTCGCCGCGCGCATGAAGCGGGTTCTGCGCCACAACGATGCCAACCGCCTGGGTGGGGCCTCCAGCGAAGGCATCCTGCAGTCCTCTCTGCTCTATCGCTGGCGCTGCCGGAGCAACCGGGTCTTCGCCCGGAACACCCTGAGGTCCCGGCCCGACTATGCCATCACCCTGCTCATCGATGAGAGCTCGAGCATGCGGGGCACACGGATCCATCACACCGCCCAGGCGGCTGTCCTGCTGGCCGAGGTCCTGCAGGCCGTCCAGGTGCCCTTCCAGATCCTGGGCTTCAATAGCCACGTGCAGGTCTACAAGCACTTCCGCCAGGCCTATGACTGGGGGGTCAAGCGGCAGTTGGAGGAGATCATCCCCGAGGCTGACAGCTGGTGGGCTGAGAACACCAACGATGCCGGGGCCCTGGCGCTCAGCTCCCACTTCAGTCATCTGCAGGTGGGGCAGCACATCACCCTGGTCCTCACGGACGGTCGCTCCAATCTCCCCAACCAGCCCATTCCTGCCGGGTTCCGGGACTGCTTTCCGCGGAGCTGCCGGAGTTGGAGCCACCTGGACATCAAGGATGAAGTGGGGCGGGCCATGAAGCGAGGCCTGGTCATCGGCATCGGGATCAACTATCCCGGGATCCGGGAGACCTACCCCCTCTCCTTCGTCAACCGCGAGATCGAGCACCTGGGCAGCCAGGTGTTCGCGGTCCTGCAGAAACACATGCGCAGGAGCTGA
- a CDS encoding TIGR01777 family oxidoreductase, with translation MASRILISGGTGLVGRALCARLIADGHELTLLTRNTPPPAQPRMSFRPWLALEQLIPEHDAVINLAGEPIAQGRWTPERKRLLLESRTQPTHRIAQALARSGGPRTLVNASATGFYGYLNPEFVREDDPSGPGFLAGVCRAWEAEADSAGSPGVRVVKLRLGMVLAREGGALPRLARSVRWGLGTRLGDGKQGMSWIHLEDLVRLMARVVSDPGMEDIYNAVAPAPLSNADFTRTLAGVLRRPVLPVPGVLSASLLRLALGQLAEEMLLGGVWAIPARLQAQGFTFRFPDLESALQDLLGHPATP, from the coding sequence ATGGCATCCAGGATCCTCATCTCGGGAGGCACCGGCCTGGTGGGCAGGGCCCTCTGCGCCCGGCTCATCGCGGACGGCCATGAGCTCACCCTCCTGACCCGGAACACCCCCCCCCCGGCGCAGCCCCGGATGAGCTTCAGGCCCTGGCTGGCCCTGGAGCAGCTCATCCCGGAGCACGATGCCGTCATCAACCTGGCGGGAGAGCCCATCGCCCAGGGGCGCTGGACCCCCGAACGGAAGCGCCTCCTGCTGGAGAGCCGGACCCAGCCCACCCACCGCATCGCCCAGGCCCTGGCCCGGAGCGGAGGCCCCCGGACCCTGGTGAACGCCAGTGCCACCGGCTTCTATGGGTACCTCAACCCCGAGTTTGTGAGGGAGGATGACCCCAGCGGCCCGGGATTCCTGGCCGGGGTCTGCCGGGCCTGGGAGGCTGAAGCGGACAGCGCTGGCAGTCCCGGCGTACGGGTGGTGAAGCTCCGCCTGGGCATGGTGCTCGCCCGGGAGGGAGGTGCCCTGCCCAGGTTGGCCCGCTCGGTCCGCTGGGGTCTGGGCACCCGCCTGGGGGACGGCAAGCAGGGCATGAGCTGGATCCACCTTGAGGACCTGGTACGGCTCATGGCAAGGGTGGTCAGTGACCCCGGCATGGAGGACATCTACAACGCCGTGGCCCCCGCCCCCCTCAGCAATGCCGACTTCACCCGCACCCTGGCCGGGGTTCTGCGCCGTCCCGTCCTGCCGGTGCCCGGGGTCCTGAGCGCCTCTCTCCTCCGCCTTGCCCTGGGGCAATTGGCGGAGGAGATGCTGCTGGGAGGGGTGTGGGCCATACCGGCCCGCCTCCAGGCCCAGGGCTTCACATTCCGCTTTCCTGATCTGGAGAGCGCCCTCCAGGACCTCCTGGGACATCCAGCAACCCCCTGA